AGGTCCTCACTGACTGGAATGGGCTGGTCATTGTAGCCCTAGCACTGGCAGGTAATTCATTCAAAAGAGAAGATTATTTAATGGCAGCTGGAGATGCAGTGAAATTTATAATGACCAAACTGCACCATCAGGGGAGATTAAAACATCGCTGGAGGGATGGTGAAGCTGCGGTGGATGGTAATCTTGATGATTATGCTTACCTTATATGGGGATTACTGGAACTATATCAAGCTACATTCCAATCAGAATATCTTGAAATTGCCCTTAAACTTAATCAAACCCTTCTGGAACACTTCCTGGATCATGATAATGGTGGGTTCTATTTCACCTCAGATTTCACTCAGAAAATCCTGGTAAGACAAAAAGAAGCCTATGACACAGCATTACCCTCTGGAAATTCAGTGCAGATGATGAACCTGGAGAAATTTTCCTTAATAATTGATGATATGAAAATCAGTGAGAGTTTCCATGGTTTGGAATCATATTTCGCTTCAATGATAACACAATCACCCTCTGCATTCACCATGTTCTTATCAGCAATAATCCTCAAGATAGGTCCCTCCTTCCAGGTTGTAATCTGTGGAGAAAAGGACAGCCCGGACACCCAGGTATTGTTAAACACAATTCAAAAAGAATATCTGCCCAATGTAATTTTAATCCTCAACTCAAGTGATGATTCATTGATAAATCAGATTGTCGGATCTCTGGAACATAAAACTATCGTTAATGGTCAGGCCACAGCATATGTCTGTGGCAATGGCACCTGCCATGCTCCAGTAAACAATCCAGATGATTTAATCAATATTTTAAAATGAAATCCGTCAATTGGGAAATCCGTAATTAATTATTCCTGAGATAACGGAAATTATTCCGGAGGTAAAAGGAAATTATTCCTGAGGTAATGGAACCAGTTTAGAATATAAAAACTTGATGTTACGATTTAATAGACGGGAAAGTTCCCTCATCCTCCCTGCATCTCCCTCCAGGATAAAAAGTTCCAGGCACTGGTTCTCCTGAAGATGGCTGTGTATCTGGGTGTTGATAATATCCTCAAAATTATGCTTTATCTGGGTAACCTTGTCCTCTGATTTTTTGGGATGGATTAAAATAAGTATGGAATTAATATATCCTTCTAAATTCTTTTTTTCATCATTATCTGCGATTAAAAGCCGAGTACTGGCTCTGAATATTTCAGAACGGCCAGAGAATCCAATATCATCCTTCAGAGCATCAATTTCATCTAGAAGTTTTTCACTGAGGGACACGCTAATTATGGCCATGCCCTTAGTATTAATAAAATAATATAAAAACCTTGTTAATTTTTATTAAGAAAATTTATAAATATTAATAAAACTATATAATATTACATAAAATTATCCCTAAACATGATTTTCTTTAAATAATGAATCATTCACGGTGACAATTATTATGGAAAGAAAAAAAATTCTCATTATTTTAATATTAATATTATTATTTATTTTACTGGCATTCACCATTTATTTCTACACTTCCACTGGAAATTCCAATGGATCATCTAATGGTAAAATAGGAGTTGTGGTAACGGTGGGACCCCAGGAAGAGTTCGTAAAACGAGTAGGTGGGGACAGGGTGAATGTAACGGTGATGGTACCACCTGGTGCAGATCCCCATACCTACGAGCCTCTTCCCAGCCAGATGAAACAGGTTCAGGATGCCCAGATCTACTTCCAGGTTGGATCAGGTATAGAATTCGAACTTACCTGGATGGACAAGTTGACCAGTATGAACAGTCAAATGAAGGTGGTTAACAGTTCTGCAGGCATCCAACTCATACCTAACACTGCAGAAGCTGAAGAGGGTAGCGATCCACATGTGTGGGTTTCACCCAGAAATGCTAAAATCATGGTGGAAAATATTTACCAGGCCCTTGTGCAGGAAGATCCTCAAAATAAGGATTATTACACCAAAAACAGGGATGAATATTTAAAAGAACTAGATGATCTGGATAAGAATATAACCCAGACCATGTCTGGTAAAAACAATACTAAAATAATGGTTTACCACCCTGCATGGGCTTATTTCTGCAAGGATTATAATCTCCAGCAAGTAGCCATAGAACAGGCAGGAAAAGAACCAACACCTCAAAATATAGCTTTTTTGGTTGACACAGCTCGTAATGAAAGTATTAAGGTAATTTTTGTCTCCCCTGAGTTTTCCACCAGCAATGCCCAGGTAATTGCCAATGAAATCGGGGGTAAAGTAGTGGTAGTGGATCCACTCAGCCGTGACTACCTGGAAAACATGAAAAATGTAGCAGAAGCATTTGCAGCTACTTAAATTCCATAATTATTAACAATTTTAAGAGTATTTTGATAAAAATGGTTCATAATAATGGCAATATGGTAAAATAAGTTAAAATAAGGATATGATGGTAAAGTTGATAGAATGAGGATATGCTGGTAAAATAGTATAGAATGAGGGTAATGTGGGTTAAATAGTTCAAAATAAGGGTAATGTGAGTAAAATGGTACAGAATCAGGGCCTGGTTAACAATGCGGTTGAAATGGAGAATGTATCTTTAAAGATTAATAATCAACCAGTACTCACAAATATTAACCTTAACATTGGGTTGAATGACTTTTTAGCCATAATCGGCCCTAATGGTGGGGGTAAAAGTACCCTTCTTAAGGTCATCTTAGGACTCACAAAAACAGATCATGGTCAAATTTCAGTATTTGGAAACAGACCTGGAAATCCCCATAACCCCATTGGCTACCTCCCCCAGCATGTATCTTTTGACCCTGATTTTCCCATAAATGTCTTTGACACAGTCTTATCCGGGAGGTATCATGGTTTTTTCAAAGGTTACTCCGATGAAGACTGGGAAATGGTCAAAAAAGCTCTGGAAGAAGTGGGTATGATAAAGCTGCGGGATCGTCAGATGAGCCGACTTTCCGGGGGTCAAATGCAGCGTGTTTTCATTGCACGGGCACTGGTAAGGGAACCTAAACTACTGCTTCTGGATGAACCCATGGCCAGTATCGACCCTGAAATGCAGAATTCATTCTATAAACTCTTATCCCAACTTCGAAAGAGGATGGCCATAGTCCTGGTAAGTCACGATGTAGGTGCTGTTTCCACCCAGGTGGATAACATTGCCTGTTTAAATCAGAAACTGTACTACCATGGTCCGGTGGAAAACTCGGGAGAGGGATTGGAAGCCGTTTATAACTGTCCGATTGATCTTATAAGTCATGGAATTCCTCACAGAGTTCTGAAAAAACATTAAATTTTTTAAAAAAATAAAAATTATAAAAAATTCTATACATCTGGAGATTGATTTAATTGACTGGAATACTTGAATACACTTTCATGCAGAATGCATTCCTAGCCGCAGTTCTGGTGAGCGTGGCCTGTGGATTGGTGGGGACTTACGTGGTTGTTAAGCGCATAGTCTTCATCAGTGGGGGAATATCCCACGCAGCCTTTGGGGGAATCGGACTGGGATACTTCCTGGGAGTAAACCCCATACTTGCAGCAATACCATTCAGCATAGTGTCCGCCCTGTTAATGGGATTAACCAGTAAAAAAGTTAAAATCAGTGAAGACACAGCTATTGGTATACTATGGAGTCTGGGAATGGCCATAGGAATAATATTCATCAACTTAACTCCAGGATACGTGCCTGATCTCATGAGTTACCTTTTCGGAAGCATACTCACCGTTCCACTTAATGACCTGATCATAATGTTCATTTTAGATGTTATAATTATCTTCATGGTTCTTTTATTCCGAAGGGAATTTCAGGGCATCTCATTTGATGAGGAATTCAGTCAGGTGATGGGTATCCCTACCACAGCTATTTATCTCCTCTTATTGTCCCTGGTGGCACTATCAGTGGTGGTTATGATTAAAGTGGTGGGAGTTATTCTGGTAATAGCCCTTTTAACCATCCCCGCAGCTATCGCTAAACAGTACACCTATAATCTGGGGCGGATGATGATCCTATCGGTGATCCTGGGAATGATACTCACAACAGCCGGTCTTTACCTGTCCTACCTTTTCAACCTGGCTTCCGGAGCAACCATTGTCCTGGTTCTGGGATTGGGATTTTTAGTTTCAGTATTAATCCAGAAGTTAATGGAATAATACTCTGCTTTAATGATGGAATAATAGACTAATATGGACCATAATCATGAACTGCTACTAATAAGAGAATTTAAACATTATATTTAATTGATTGAAGAATAATTGATTGAAGAATAAATTATTATAAAAATAAAAAAAGAGTTGAGTGAATTATTTTTTCAATGATTTGACTCCTTCAGATGTGGCAATCAGTACCTGGTCCGCAATACCTGCGAATATACCATTTTCCACCACACCGGGGATACTGTTAAGTGCTACTTCCAGTTCATGGGGTTTAGGTATCTCCTCAAACTGAACATCCACCACAAAGTTATTATTGTCAGTTATAACTGGACCATCTTTCATCTGGGCCATTCTAAGGGAGGGCACACCGCCTGCTGTTTTAATCCATTCTGTTACTGGTCGGTAAGCTGATGGTATGACCTCCAGTGGCACTGGAAAATCTCCAAGTTGTTTAACCTCTTTGGATTCATCTACAATGACCAGGAATTTACCTGCTGAGGAGTCAACGATCTTCTCTAAGGTGTGAGCAGCTCCTCCACCTTTTATGAGATTCAAATCAGGATCTACCTCATCTGCACCATCAACAGCCAGATCAGGGAGGTGTTCATCAAGGGTGGTTAAAGGTATTCCACAATCCCTTGCCAGGAAAAAAGACTGATATGAGGTTGGTATTCCCATAAGTTCAATTTCCTCTTCTTTGATCCTTTCTCCCAGTTTTTGAATAAAGTAATGGGCAGTTGATCCAGTTCCCAGTCCCAGGACTTGTCCGTCAGAGACCATCATCGCTGCTTTTTCGGCAACTTCCTTTTTAGCATCATCTACCAGCTGGACAGCTTCCCAGGCAACTTCTTTTTTCGGATGCATATGTTATCTCCATTTAACTTAAAATATCAATTTGATTAACAAATATAATTTAGTCATTTAATTATGCAAAATACAGTTAAAACTCTATATAAAATACAGTTAGAACTCCATTATAAATTATTCCGTATGAATCTAATTCATAGTTTTAGAGTTTTTTACTCTTATATTACAGGGTTTACTCTTAATATGGGGGTTTACTCTTAATGTGGGGTTTATTCTTAAACTTGAATAAAATTAATACTCATTAATTAATATCTGAGCATGACCACGCTGAGGTCGAGTCCTTTAGGACATTTTTCACTGGGTTTTCCCATTTTCTTTGCGATTTTACATTTATCTTCAGGGTAAAGTCCCTCTGGAAAGCAAAGATCACGCAGTGAACACTCTTGGTCACATTCAGGGGGGCTAAAGACAATATTAGAACCTTCAAATGCACGTTTAGAATTAATAGCAGCTTTTATTATGGCTTTTTCCACGTCTACCACTTTAACCTTACCACTATCATGAACCATACAGGGATGTTCTGTGTTTTTAACCTCTCTTATACGGTATATTCTACCCTCTTCCAGGGATTCAATACAGGTTGCTTTGAAGCGGCAAGTATCACACTGGCTGGCTGCCCCATAATGCATAAATTTAAGTCCTTTTTCTGCTAAATTGTTTCCGATGAGGGTTATCATTATCTATCCACTCCATGGAATTAAAAGTCTCCCTGCCCCTAATTAATTAGTTTAATAAATATTAAATTGAGTTTTTGATGTCACCTTTTTTTAGGTAATCTCCTATTCATTCATGTATATTTTAAGTTCATGTGTAATTCCTGGTTCATTTTTTGTAATATTATTAAGTTTTAAACATTAATTCAATCTATTACTCCTTCAATCTATTACTCCGGTTTTACGTGCCAGTTTTATGGCTGCAGCTTCAGTGAGTCCCCTATCACCAAGGATAGTATACCTTTCCTTGCGAATGTTGTGGGCCTTCATAAGAGCTTGAATAATATACTCTGGTTCTATTCCAAGTTCTTGAGCATTTACTGGGGCTTTAATGGTTTTAAGGGTGTCACGGATGAATTCCCAGTCACCACCATGGAGGTACATCATCATTATGGTTCCTACCCCACATTGTTCACCGTGAAGAGCGGGTTCTGGAGCTATAATGTCCAGTGCATGGCTGAATTTATGTTCAGCTCCACTGGCTGGTCTGCTGTTACCAGCAATACTGATGGCCATTCCACTGGATATAAGTCCCTTGACCACAATGGCTGCACTTTCAATAAGACCCTCTTTTATATGGCCTGCAGCTTTTATTGTTGTTTCAGCAGTTATAAGTGATAATGCTGCTGCAGAATCACTGTAATCTTCATTTAACAATCTATGGGCAAGTTTCCAGTCCAGGACTGCAGTGTAGTTAGAGATGATATCCCCACATCCTGCTGCTAAAAGGCGAAATGGGGCCTGACTGATGATCTGGGTGTCTGCTACAACTCCTATTGGTGGTTCTGCAGATAAGGAAACACTCCCACCCTGATTTTTGATGGAAGCACGGGGAGATGAAATACCATCATGAGAAGCTGCAGTGGGAATGCTCACAGAGTGAGTTCCAGAACGAGTTGATGCCATTTTGGCTACATCAATCACTTTCCCCCCACCAACTCCCAGAACAGCACTCATATTTTCCATATGATCCTGAACTTCTTCCACTGCATCCATGGATGGTTTTTTAATTATAATAGTTTCCACATCAAATTCATGATCCTGAAGGCTGCTGATGACAGATTCTCCAGCAATTTTCATTGTTCTGGGTCCACTGGCCACCAGTACTCTACCACTGAGCTTTAAATCCTTACAGATTGATCCAGTTTCTTTGAGCACTCCGGGTCCGCTGTGGATCTCCCGGGGTAATTTTACCCGATTAAAATCCATGTAAATCTCCTTTTATAATATCCCTTCTATTAATGCTTCTAGCAACGAATTAAATGCTACTGATTATTATTCAGCCATTTAAATGATTTTTTGATCCTTCAAACGAATGAAATAT
This window of the Methanobacterium formicicum DSM 3637 genome carries:
- a CDS encoding CopG family ribbon-helix-helix protein — encoded protein: MAIISVSLSEKLLDEIDALKDDIGFSGRSEIFRASTRLLIADNDEKKNLEGYINSILILIHPKKSEDKVTQIKHNFEDIINTQIHSHLQENQCLELFILEGDAGRMRELSRLLNRNIKFLYSKLVPLPQE
- a CDS encoding metal ABC transporter solute-binding protein, Zn/Mn family, which codes for MERKKILIILILILLFILLAFTIYFYTSTGNSNGSSNGKIGVVVTVGPQEEFVKRVGGDRVNVTVMVPPGADPHTYEPLPSQMKQVQDAQIYFQVGSGIEFELTWMDKLTSMNSQMKVVNSSAGIQLIPNTAEAEEGSDPHVWVSPRNAKIMVENIYQALVQEDPQNKDYYTKNRDEYLKELDDLDKNITQTMSGKNNTKIMVYHPAWAYFCKDYNLQQVAIEQAGKEPTPQNIAFLVDTARNESIKVIFVSPEFSTSNAQVIANEIGGKVVVVDPLSRDYLENMKNVAEAFAAT
- a CDS encoding metal ABC transporter ATP-binding protein; the protein is MVQNQGLVNNAVEMENVSLKINNQPVLTNINLNIGLNDFLAIIGPNGGGKSTLLKVILGLTKTDHGQISVFGNRPGNPHNPIGYLPQHVSFDPDFPINVFDTVLSGRYHGFFKGYSDEDWEMVKKALEEVGMIKLRDRQMSRLSGGQMQRVFIARALVREPKLLLLDEPMASIDPEMQNSFYKLLSQLRKRMAIVLVSHDVGAVSTQVDNIACLNQKLYYHGPVENSGEGLEAVYNCPIDLISHGIPHRVLKKH
- a CDS encoding metal ABC transporter permease, with the translated sequence MTGILEYTFMQNAFLAAVLVSVACGLVGTYVVVKRIVFISGGISHAAFGGIGLGYFLGVNPILAAIPFSIVSALLMGLTSKKVKISEDTAIGILWSLGMAIGIIFINLTPGYVPDLMSYLFGSILTVPLNDLIIMFILDVIIIFMVLLFRREFQGISFDEEFSQVMGIPTTAIYLLLLSLVALSVVVMIKVVGVILVIALLTIPAAIAKQYTYNLGRMMILSVILGMILTTAGLYLSYLFNLASGATIVLVLGLGFLVSVLIQKLME
- the rpiA gene encoding ribose-5-phosphate isomerase RpiA; protein product: MHPKKEVAWEAVQLVDDAKKEVAEKAAMMVSDGQVLGLGTGSTAHYFIQKLGERIKEEEIELMGIPTSYQSFFLARDCGIPLTTLDEHLPDLAVDGADEVDPDLNLIKGGGAAHTLEKIVDSSAGKFLVIVDESKEVKQLGDFPVPLEVIPSAYRPVTEWIKTAGGVPSLRMAQMKDGPVITDNNNFVVDVQFEEIPKPHELEVALNSIPGVVENGIFAGIADQVLIATSEGVKSLKK
- a CDS encoding UPF0179 family protein yields the protein MITLIGNNLAEKGLKFMHYGAASQCDTCRFKATCIESLEEGRIYRIREVKNTEHPCMVHDSGKVKVVDVEKAIIKAAINSKRAFEGSNIVFSPPECDQECSLRDLCFPEGLYPEDKCKIAKKMGKPSEKCPKGLDLSVVMLRY
- a CDS encoding NAD(P)-dependent glycerol-1-phosphate dehydrogenase → MDFNRVKLPREIHSGPGVLKETGSICKDLKLSGRVLVASGPRTMKIAGESVISSLQDHEFDVETIIIKKPSMDAVEEVQDHMENMSAVLGVGGGKVIDVAKMASTRSGTHSVSIPTAASHDGISSPRASIKNQGGSVSLSAEPPIGVVADTQIISQAPFRLLAAGCGDIISNYTAVLDWKLAHRLLNEDYSDSAAALSLITAETTIKAAGHIKEGLIESAAIVVKGLISSGMAISIAGNSRPASGAEHKFSHALDIIAPEPALHGEQCGVGTIMMMYLHGGDWEFIRDTLKTIKAPVNAQELGIEPEYIIQALMKAHNIRKERYTILGDRGLTEAAAIKLARKTGVID